The DNA sequence AAAATAAAAGAGGTGCGCATTACAGAATTGCAGTTGCTTTTCTATTATTATGTGTCTCCGTATTATTGGCAACGAATGGCGTTTTAACTTCTCTTGCAGGCGTTTATACGTTTTCTTTTCTATCGGTAATGGTACTTTTTGGTATTGGTAATCTATTGCTTAAAATAAAAAGAAGCCAACTGCCGCGCCCCGAATATGCGCCTGTGTTAAGTGTTTTGGTGGCGATTGCTTTTATTATTCTGGCTTTTTGGGGAAACTTTTTACTGAATCCGGGTTCTTTTAGGACTTTTATATTTTATTTAATTCCGGCTATTTTGGTGGTCGCAGTGATGCTGAATAGGTCAATTATTATTTCTGCCTTGCTCGTGGCTGTAAATGCTTTATTCAGACCTTTAAGGAAGCTTTCTATTCTTTCTAACAGGAAATTACAACAAATGTATTTTAAAGTTCATTCGCAGGAATTTGTCTTTTTTACCAAAAGAGATAATGTTGCGATTTTGAATAAAGTAATGCAATACGTTGAGGAAAATGAGACCACTAAAAAATTAAAAATTGTAAACGTAATGCAACCTGGCGACGACAATGAAAAACTGAAAGTAGATATCGAAGTTTTAGATCGTGCATATCCGGATATTGATATTGAATTTATTGAAATTTTAGGGGAGTTTACACCACAGTTAATTGATGAACTTTCTACAAAGTGGAATATTCCGAAAAACTTTATGTTTATTGCGTCACCAAGTGATCGCTTCAGTTATCGCGTGGCCGATCTGGGCGGAGTTCGATTAATTATGTAAGGAATTTGTATACAAGGTTCTTTTCATCAAATAGTTTGTGCTTGAATCAAAAATAGATTTCGTTTAAAGTGTAATTCTTATTCTTCGTTTTATTCAATTCTGAATTTTTTATTACCTATTTTAACTCTTCTTTCACGCAGATTTTTTCCCTGATTGCAAAAATCGCATTCTAGAACGTAGAAACTGGTAAAACTGTTTATATGAAACCCTACCGAAATAATTGGTAGGGTTTTGTTGTGACCTGCACTGAACAATCAAAAACAGCGTAATTTTTTTATTAATAATAACTTTCAAAACAATTTAAAAAATAATACTAACTTCAATGTTTTGATTGTTTAAGTTATTGACTGTTAAATCATTTCGCATTCAAAGAGAAGGAATTAGAATTTAATTCTACACTTTATATAACCATCGGGGGATTATTTTTTTTAGAGTAAAACCCTCAATGGGACATCAATGTTCACTTTAGAATAAACGGGATTTGACCGTTGTAATGTAAAAGTCCACAACAAGTTCAAAATTTGTAAAGACCAAATAGTAATCTTTTTTAATCAAACCAATAAAAATATAAAATTATAGAGAAAAATTTATAAATAAGATGTTCGACTGCAAGTAAAAACTAAACCATAAAAACTTTTAACCATGAACAGAAAAACATTTATTCAACAAACTTCCCTCGCGGCAGGTGCGCTATTGATGCCATCATTCCTTTGGTCATTTGCGGAGAATTCGGCAAAAGTAAAAGTCGTAATTATTGGCGGCGGCTTTTCCGGTTTGGCGGCGGCTTATCAACTGAAACAGAAAGGAATTTCTTTTGTCGTTTTAGAAAGTCGAAACCGAATTGGGGGCAGAGTATTCTCGCATCCAATGAGCAATGATCTCGTCATCGAACTCGGTGGAGAATGGGTTGGGAATTCGCACACCCGAATCCAGGAATTGTGTGGAGAATTTAATATACCACTTCAGAACAACCAATTCGACACGCATCTCATCTACAAAAATCAATATTCTCCGGCCGGTAAATGGGATTATAGCGATGAATGGCGTAATAAATTTGAAGGTTTATTGAAAAAATACCCAGACATGTCTGAAGCTGAAAAGCTAAAACTCGATCAATATGATTGGTGGCGGTATTTGGTAGATAACGGCTGTTCAGACAGAGATTTAGATATTCGGGAATTATTAGACAGTACTGATTTTGGCGAAAGTATTCGTCATGTTTCAGCATTCGCCGCACTTGCAGAATATGCGGAAAGCAGCCCGAAAAACGAAATGGATTTAAAAATGAAAGGTGGAAATGCACAGTTAGCTAAGGCGTTTGCTAAACGAATCGGCACTGAAAATATCCGCTTAAAACATCACGTTGCTCAAATCGATCAAACAGGTAAAAAAGTGAAAGTTCGTTGCAGCAACGGAACTGTGATTGAATGTAATAAAGTGATTTGCACCGCGCCAACTTTTGCTTTGAGCCGAATCAACTGGTTGCCTGCATTGCCCACTGATTATGCAGATGCAGTTCGGCAATTGCAATACGCAAGAATTCAAAAACACGCCTTGCATTTTACAGAACGATTTTGGGGAGACGAAAGTTTCGATTTAATAACCGATCAATCGCCACTCTATTTTTACCATGCAACCAAAAATCAACCATCGAAAGAAGGGGTTTTAATTGCGTATTCAATTGGTGACAAAGCAATGATGAATGCCAATCAAACCAATGAATTTCAAGCACAGGATGTTTTCCGTTGTCTGGAACCGCATTTTGGAAACATCAAACCTCTGCTTAAAGATCAGGTCGGTTATTACTGGGGGAACGATGAATATTCTCGGGGCGCTTATGCTGTTTATGGAATCGACCAGTGGTTTAAGCTTCGTCCGATATTAGCTCAACCTTTTATGAATACGCATTTTGCCGGTGAACATCTCGCCGATTGGCAAGGCTTCATGGAAGGTGCAATTGAAACCGGCGAAGCTGCAGCTGAAAATGTTTTTAAAAGTTAATGGTGTTCAAATTCATTTTGTTTAATTAAAAAATAAAAAATGATGACTATTAATCTACAATCTGTTTTAAAATATACGATGCTTTTGTGGGCGTTTTATGCCATAAGTTCTTGCGGAAAAAGTAAAACGAATTCGATTGAATCAACTACAGATTCAACAAAAATAGCAACAATGGAAGTTTCGAAAAACTCCCAAAAATCTGATAGCGTTGCTTTGATAAAGGCATTTTCTAAATTAGAAACCAATTTGTCTTTTCTAAAAGAGTTGGGCTTAAATGGCGAGAAACACTTTACCTGGAATGATGATTTGATGAAAATCATTTCCGGCGATTTGAATGGTGATGGAGTTCAAGATGCTTTACTTTTTTTTTCGGTAGAAGGACGGGATGGTGGCAATAACTGGAGCACCTATTATGCGGCATTTTTAAACATTAATAAAGAATGGAAATATCAAAGTTTAGTAAATGCAGGCGGAGATTTTAGTGATAGAATCCTGAAATTAACCAAAATTGAAAATGGAAATATTTTAGGAAATTGGGTAGGAAATAAAGAGGGAAGTCTAAAAGAAATACCTGTGAATTTCATTCTTAAAAATGGTGTTATCATTAATATATTCACAGGGTTACATCAGGAAGAAGATGCAGGAAATCGGGAATATCTTTTTTGTGATGAGATATTTACCGCAGATCATATTGTGGTCCCAATTTCTTCTACACTTAATAATTATGAGAAATTATTAGGTAAAGCCAAAGTGGTAAAATATGATGAAATGAAAGAATGTGGAACTGTTTACGATGAACTTCATTATCGGGAATTGGTTTACAAGGATTTGATTTTTGAACTCAGCAGTAAAAATAAAGCTTCTTTAATTTCAATTAATATGTTGGGAAGTGGAATTAAATTTCAATCAGGAAACGGTACTATTGACGAAAATACCAAGATCTCAGATTTGCGAAAACTGTTTCCAGATACTTTTAGTTCTACTGGTGATTTTGATGAAAATAATGAAGAAACTTTCACAATTGCGACTGGAGCAGAAAGTGATGATAGTTGGATGTTACATTTTAACCGATCCGGAAAATTAACTAAAATCACCTATTTAGTTCAGTGTTAAATTTTGTTGATATTATTAAAATAATTTAAAAACAAAAACCGATGAAAAATACGCTAACGGTATTTCTAGGACTCTTTTGCTGTCTTGTCTTTGCGCAGAAAAAGTTGGCTTCGACTACGGATTTATCTCCCATTATTAATTATTACCAAGATGGTAATATTCTTTTAGGATATAAAGGAAAGGAGGGCAAAAGACTGAAAATTGTTTTTACAAATGTTCTGCAATCTCCAAAAGATCCAGCGATTTACGAAGTGAAAGGCAAAACTTTGTTTGATGGAAAGGTTACTGATTTTTCTGGAACATTAACCTTAATAAGTTTTCACAACGAACAGGATGAACATTTGTACAAGAATGAAAAAGGACAGACTTATCATTTGAAAACAGGGACTTTTAATTGTAAACTGAAAGAAATAGGGAAAAATGCGAACGGTGATTATAAAGGCAATTTAAATTTTTATTGTGGTATGAATCCAAAAGGTCAATTGGTGGAAGATGACCAATCCAATGTCGGAGATGGTTTTAAAAATTTTCTATTTAAAGGAACATTCACAAATAATAAAACCGGAGAAAAAAAACCGGTAGAATGGGGCGACAGTTTCTTGCACGCTCCAGTTGGATTAATGGGCGATGACGGAATGTTTTATGTAAAAGTAAAAGATCCTCAGAATAAATTAGGCTGGGAAAATTATCGAAA is a window from the Kaistella flava (ex Peng et al. 2021) genome containing:
- a CDS encoding flavin monoamine oxidase family protein, which translates into the protein MNRKTFIQQTSLAAGALLMPSFLWSFAENSAKVKVVIIGGGFSGLAAAYQLKQKGISFVVLESRNRIGGRVFSHPMSNDLVIELGGEWVGNSHTRIQELCGEFNIPLQNNQFDTHLIYKNQYSPAGKWDYSDEWRNKFEGLLKKYPDMSEAEKLKLDQYDWWRYLVDNGCSDRDLDIRELLDSTDFGESIRHVSAFAALAEYAESSPKNEMDLKMKGGNAQLAKAFAKRIGTENIRLKHHVAQIDQTGKKVKVRCSNGTVIECNKVICTAPTFALSRINWLPALPTDYADAVRQLQYARIQKHALHFTERFWGDESFDLITDQSPLYFYHATKNQPSKEGVLIAYSIGDKAMMNANQTNEFQAQDVFRCLEPHFGNIKPLLKDQVGYYWGNDEYSRGAYAVYGIDQWFKLRPILAQPFMNTHFAGEHLADWQGFMEGAIETGEAAAENVFKS